DNA from Candidatus Hydrogenedentota bacterium:
CCTGCCCGATGCAAATGCTTTGGCCTTTTCGGCGTCGAGCAGGGGATGGATTCCGGCCAGGATTGCGGTCTTCTGCGGAAGTCCGCGCTGCGAGGCGGCTTCCCACCACGCGCAAAAACGCGGCACGTCAAACACGGGCTGCGTGATAAGAAACTGCGCGCCCGCCAGCACTTTCTTCGATGCCTTGATGAGCTGCATTTCCTGAGGGTCGGCAAAAGGGGACGCCACGCCGCCAACGCAGAACGGCCCCGCGTTCTCGATGCGCGTCTTGCTCACCACGGAGGCATCCGTCCCCAGGTTCGTCAAAGCCGCAATCAACTGAACGGAATCTATGTCGAACACGTTCTTGGCTGAGGGACAAATGCCCAAGGTCTGGTGGGTGCCGCTGGTGCACAGGATGTTGCGAACCCCCATGGCTTGCGCCCCAAGGCAACTGGCGATAAGCGCCAGGCGGTTGCGGTCGCGCGTGACGAGGTGCATGATGGGCTCGGCGCCTTCAGCAGCCAGGACTGCTGATGCAGCCAGCGCCGACATACACACGCCATGCCGGTTATCGCTCACGCCGACGGCGTGCACTTTTCCTGCAAACCGCTTCGCGGCAGCGCGCACGGGGGCGGGGTCACCGCTCCTTGGCGGAACGATCTCGACGACAAGTAGCGGCTCGCCTGACAGGATCTTCTCCTGGAACCTGGTTTCGCTCACAATCATCACCTTCTACCTTAGAACCCTCTTTCCAAATAAGTTGCATCTTTCACCAGGGGTCAACGGCCCGCCCCTGATCGTCACGTTGCCGTATCTGTCGTGGCCTCTGAAACGGGTTGCCGCGCCGTGCAAAGCGGACTCTCCCGCAGCGCACACAAATCCTTTACCGCACCTTGGATGAGGTTTTCGAGGTTATCTTGCGGTCCACACTGGAGAAGCGCGGCCCTTTGCGGCTCGAGGCCGATTTCCTCCAGCAGCCGTTGGACGGTTAGCATCCGTATCTCCGCGCGGTAGTTGCCTTGGGCAAGGCGGCAATCTCCCCGGGGACACGTCACCACCAGGAGACCTTGCGCGCCCCCCTCGAGGGCATGGAACAGGTATTGCGCGTCAACCTTGCCGCTGCAGGGGAGTTCAATGACTCGAACGTGAACACCATCTTGCGTCCACTGACGCGGCACGGATGTGCCCGTGGGAATACACCGATGGCAGATGAACACCAGGATCTCTGACGTGCTGGCCTCAGTCATCGCGCTTTTGTGCCCTGTCCTACAAGAACATACACTTCAATCTGACAACTTCAACGCCGGGATTTTGCTAGCGTCCTGCGGAAGAGACAACTTGGACTCATCGCCGCTAAGTGGCTGGATTATAGGCATATTCCGAAGCTCCTGTCAAAACCNNNNNNNNNNNNNNNNNNNNNNNNNNNNNNNNNNNNNNNNNNNNNNNNNNNNNNNNNNNNNNNNNNNNNNNNNNNNNNNNNNNNNNNNNNNNNNNNNNNNAGCAAGAAGAGTGCCGAAGCGTGGAATCGACACGGCCACCTGGCACGAATTCACCGCGACCCGGCGGCATTCCTGAACCATTCATGGTCGACAAGGAGGCTTTGGTTTTGATGTTTTCCAGTCGCTGGGGTGGACGGCAAACGGTGGAATTCCTTCGAAAGAACGGCCGGGGGCACGTTAGCATCGATGTTCATGCCGTTTTTCGCGGCAGAAGGTATGAGTGAATCGATGGTATTGCGAACCGCCACATGAAGCCCGAAAAAGCGGTATCTTCCACCGGGCACGCAGGGGCGCGCTTCAGGGGAGGACGCACTATGATGAAGAAAGAACTGGATGCGGAGTTCCACCGGTTGGGATGCGGCCACAGGTGCTGCGGACCCCACGGGCTCATTTTTCAACCGGAAAACACGGGCGGCGTGTGAGTATTGAAGGCAGAACTCTTCACTTCTGGGGCTGCTGCGCAGACGTACACATTGATGTCGGCGAGGCGCCTGCGATCCTCCGCGCCTTGCCCGATGGCATCGGCCACAAGAAGATGTGTGATGCCTTTCGTGAGCTCGAACACCTCCCGGAGTACCCGCGCTGTCTGCATCGTGCCGATTAAGTTGCGCGCGAGCGCGAGAGAGCGCCCTGCCGGGCCCGCTTGAACCATGGCGAGGAATTGACAGGGCTAGAGATAGCGCTTCACCCATGCCAAGGCATCGTGGACATAGCGGGGTGTGAGCTGGTGATCCGTGTCGTACCAGATGGTCTTGGTAGTGTCGAGGTTGAGGTAAGCCTTGCGTGAGGCCTCGATCTGTCCTTCCGTGTAGAATTCGTCCATGCGTCCCAAGAGCATCAGTAGCGGCTTATCTCCAAGACCCCACGTGTAATCAACGGGCTCTACGGGTTTCCACGCCGCGTTGTACCAGGGAGGCACGCAAGCGACCCCCATTTTGATACGGGGTTCAATGGCCAGGAGCAGCATGGTGTTGACGCCGCCCATGCTATAGCCCACCAAGCCCACCCGGCTCATGTCGATATCGCCCCGTTCTTCCATGTAATCCAATGCCCGGCGGCAGTCTTTCACCGTTTGAATCACGATCTCGGGAATAGAAAAATAGTTCCGGCGCGGGGGCGCGGCGGGATCTTCGTAGGTGTTGACGTGAAGATAGTCGATTTCATTGCTGCGTTCGCCATGGGCGGCGGCATCAAACGCCAAGACGGCATAGCCGGATTTGAGCAAGGCGGTGCGCATTTCCGAGCCGCTGATGTAATTCTTCTTTTCCCACCAATTGTCCTTTCCCCCGCTCCAACCGTGCAGCAGCACGACCAGGGGATATGGTTTTGTGGCACTCTCAGGAATCTCGAGGTAGCCGGGTACCAGAAACCCTTGCACCCCTCGAAAGACCAGTTTGTATCGTATTGAGTGGGCTTCCTCTTTTTGGAGCACGATGCGTCCGTCCACCGGAATATCCTTATCATAGGCAAAGAATGGCAGCCGGGCCTCGAAGGCATCCCGCGACACACGGGGATAGGGCCCGGCCTCTTCGCAGAAAGACCAGCAATGAACCGTCAAGGCCAAGACACACCACGCGAAGACATAACGCTTTTGCATACACATTCTCCTTCACCGCTTGGGTGAGCAACATGCCTTCCTGGTCCGCCGCCTATAAGACAGGCCTTCACCTCCTCCCGTTATCTGGCTGCCGGGTCCGCAGGCCATTTCTTCAGCATCAGACCACGGATTTGCGTCGAAAAGCCTTCACTGCCTCAAACCAGAGAATGCTCGCTAAGCCAGCCGACAGCGCGATGGCGACGTCGGTTGCATGGAGCGGGGCGAAGTGAAATGCGGCCCGGAGAACCGGCACATAGACAACGATTCCGAGAAAGACGACGGCGCCGCCAATGACCCACCAGACAGCGCTGTTCGGCGTGCGGAGGATCTCCAGGATGCTCCGCGACCATGAACGGTTGACCAGGATTAGCCCGATATTGCCGGTGACAAGCGTGGCGAACGTCAAAGTGCGCGCTTCGTTTTCCGTCTGTCCCCGCTGGGTGGAAATGGCAAATACGGCCAATACGATCGTGAGGACTCCCACACCCTGTAAAAGGCTTAACATGAGCCTGTCCCTGCTTAACAGGGGTTCTGCCGGATTTCGCGGCTTCCGCTTCATCACGTCTTTTTCTTCCGGCTCGACTTCGAAGACGATCGAACATGCGGGGTCGATAATCATCTCGAGGAAGACCACGTGCACCGGCAGGAGTATCAACGGCCACTTGAACAGCACCGGCAACAGGGAGAGCCCGGCAATCGGCACGTGAACGGCAAGGATATAGGAGATAGCCTTTTTCAGGTTGTCGAAGATGCGCCGGCCCAGGCGCACAGCCTGCACGATGCTCGAGAAGTCATCGTCCAAGAGGACCAATGCCGCCGCTTCACGGGCGACGTCTGTGCCGCGCCCGCCCATGGCGATCCCGATGTCCGCAGCCTTCAAGGCCGGGGCATCGTTCACGCCGTCCCCCGTCATGGCCACAACGGCGCCACTCGCCTTGAGCGCTGTCACTATGCGTAGTTTCTGCTCGGGAACGACCCGGGCAAATATGCTGACAGTTCCGATGCGTTCGGCGAGTTCCTGGTCATTCATGGACTCCAGTTCAAGCCCTGTGATGTACCGGTCGTGCGGCGTCAACCCGATCTGTCTGGCGATCTTCTGCGCCGTGGCGGGATAGTCTCCCGTGATCATAATTACGCGAATTCCCGCGGTGTAACACTCGCGAACGGCGTCGGGAACCGGAAGGCGCAGCGGATCGGCAAATCCGACAAGTCCTAGAAACCGAAAATCAAAATCATGTTGGTCTTCAGACACGACCGCCGTGTTGAAGCAGGCTTTCGCTACGGCCAGGACACGCAATCCTTCCCGTGCGAGCCCATCGATCTGGTCTGCCAGCCGCAACCATTGAGGCTCCGTGAAATGGCAGAGGTCCGCGATTGCCTCCGGGGCCCCTTTAGCCGCGATCATGCGTGTCTCGGAGGTCGCGGATCTCCAGACGTGTGACATCGCGAGAAGATGTTCCGACAAAGGGTACTCGTGCTCAAGAACCCAGTCTTCATGGAGATGCTCGGTGTTACTGAGGTGCTGTTCACCTAACCGAAGAAACGCTTTCTCCATGGGATCGAACGGGTTCGCATGGCTCGCAAGAATGCTGAACTCGACAAGTTCGTGAACGATTTCCGGCAATTCTTCGCCATCCACTTTGACTTCCTGACCCTCGACGACAAGTCTGTTGACCGTCATGATGTTTTGCGTCAATGTCCCCGTCTTGTCGACGCAAAGCACGGCAGCCGCCCCCAGCGTCTCTACCGCGGGCACACGCCGTGTCAGCACCTGCTTCTGTGCGATACGCCACGCCCCGAGAGCGAGGAAGATAGACAGAACGACCGGAAACTCTTCTGGAATCATGGCCATGGCGAGGGTGATACCCGCAAGGATTCCGTCCACCCACACCCCTCGCGTCAGACCATAGACCGTCACCACCAATACGCAGAGGAGAAAGCCTGCAATGGCGAAATTCCGGACGAGCAGGCTGGTCTGCCGGCGTAGCGGGGTCTTTTCGTGTGGGACGGACTCCAACGCCTTGCCGATTTTGCCCATTTCGGTGTGGGGCCCGGTCGCCAGCACCGTCCCGATGCCACGCCCCTTCACGACCAGCGTCCCGGAGAACAAGAACGGTTGGCCGTCTCCGCCCGGACGCCCCATCTCGGCAAGATCTGGTCCGGTTGTCTTGCGCACCGGAACCGATTCTCCGGTCAGCAGCGATTCGTCGACGGAGAGGTAGCTGCTCTGAATCAACACGGCATCAGCGGGAACACGGTCCCCCTCTACCAAGACGAGGAGGTCGCCCCGAACCACCTCGCGCCCGACAATCCGCTTCTCCACGCCATCCCGGACGACCAATGCCCGCGGACTCGACAGGTCTCGCAACGCCTCTAGCGCACGCTCCGTCTTTAGTTCCTGGTAGAGGGTAATTCCGATAATGAGGAAGACAAATGCCAGCAGCATCGTGGCATCCGTGGCCTCACCGAGAAAAAGATAAATCACC
Protein-coding regions in this window:
- a CDS encoding methylenetetrahydrofolate reductase, whose translation is MSETRFQEKILSGEPLLVVEIVPPRSGDPAPVRAAAKRFAGKVHAVGVSDNRHGVCMSALAASAVLAAEGAEPIMHLVTRDRNRLALIASCLGAQAMGVRNILCTSGTHQTLGICPSAKNVFDIDSVQLIAALTNLGTDASVVSKTRIENAGPFCVGGVASPFADPQEMQLIKASKKVLAGAQFLITQPVFDVPRFCAWWEAASQRGLPQKTAILAGIHPLLDAEKAKAFASGRPLPMVPQAQLDRLAAAGGKEAQRAAGIELAVETIKQISASKGIRGFQICAEDDEEAVLEIIQRSGLEAR
- a CDS encoding hydrogenase iron-sulfur subunit, which encodes MTEASTSEILVFICHRCIPTGTSVPRQWTQDGVHVRVIELPCSGKVDAQYLFHALEGGAQGLLVVTCPRGDCRLAQGNYRAEIRMLTVQRLLEEIGLEPQRAALLQCGPQDNLENLIQGAVKDLCALRESPLCTARQPVSEATTDTAT
- a CDS encoding alpha/beta fold hydrolase; translation: MQKRYVFAWCVLALTVHCWSFCEEAGPYPRVSRDAFEARLPFFAYDKDIPVDGRIVLQKEEAHSIRYKLVFRGVQGFLVPGYLEIPESATKPYPLVVLLHGWSGGKDNWWEKKNYISGSEMRTALLKSGYAVLAFDAAAHGERSNEIDYLHVNTYEDPAAPPRRNYFSIPEIVIQTVKDCRRALDYMEERGDIDMSRVGLVGYSMGGVNTMLLLAIEPRIKMGVACVPPWYNAAWKPVEPVDYTWGLGDKPLLMLLGRMDEFYTEGQIEASRKAYLNLDTTKTIWYDTDHQLTPRYVHDALAWVKRYL
- a CDS encoding cation-translocating P-type ATPase, which codes for MSDTPSTGFTGLSEEEAQKRLRTEGYNELPSGKKRNLFRIALDVALEPMFLLLIVCGVIYLFLGEATDATMLLAFVFLIIGITLYQELKTERALEALRDLSSPRALVVRDGVEKRIVGREVVRGDLLVLVEGDRVPADAVLIQSSYLSVDESLLTGESVPVRKTTGPDLAEMGRPGGDGQPFLFSGTLVVKGRGIGTVLATGPHTEMGKIGKALESVPHEKTPLRRQTSLLVRNFAIAGFLLCVLVVTVYGLTRGVWVDGILAGITLAMAMIPEEFPVVLSIFLALGAWRIAQKQVLTRRVPAVETLGAAAVLCVDKTGTLTQNIMTVNRLVVEGQEVKVDGEELPEIVHELVEFSILASHANPFDPMEKAFLRLGEQHLSNTEHLHEDWVLEHEYPLSEHLLAMSHVWRSATSETRMIAAKGAPEAIADLCHFTEPQWLRLADQIDGLAREGLRVLAVAKACFNTAVVSEDQHDFDFRFLGLVGFADPLRLPVPDAVRECYTAGIRVIMITGDYPATAQKIARQIGLTPHDRYITGLELESMNDQELAERIGTVSIFARVVPEQKLRIVTALKASGAVVAMTGDGVNDAPALKAADIGIAMGGRGTDVAREAAALVLLDDDFSSIVQAVRLGRRIFDNLKKAISYILAVHVPIAGLSLLPVLFKWPLILLPVHVVFLEMIIDPACSIVFEVEPEEKDVMKRKPRNPAEPLLSRDRLMLSLLQGVGVLTIVLAVFAISTQRGQTENEARTLTFATLVTGNIGLILVNRSWSRSILEILRTPNSAVWWVIGGAVVFLGIVVYVPVLRAAFHFAPLHATDVAIALSAGLASILWFEAVKAFRRKSVV